A portion of the Lolium rigidum isolate FL_2022 chromosome 1, APGP_CSIRO_Lrig_0.1, whole genome shotgun sequence genome contains these proteins:
- the LOC124684649 gene encoding uncharacterized CRM domain-containing protein At3g25440, chloroplastic-like — MASILPRLLLRRRRTLQPSATALFYLRFVASSPHNGPTTISPPRLGALPERSRAAAGFATAARRQSPARRGSTAVTLDTDGSFARFSVGDEPRTTQPQGKKKQKMSKKSKVNQLKWFRLKAKKKMKSPNPEVRIRYKLDKAKRKEEWLIEKLRKYEAPWRGPAPVHDPEILTEEERFYLKRTGEKKKNYVPVGRRGVFGGVVLNMHLHWKRHETMKVVCKPCRPGQVYEYAEELARLSKGTVIDVKPDNTIIFYRGKNYVQPKVMSPPDTLSKQKALEKYRFEQSLEHTSKFIEQLEKELEDYQKHVELFKKREGAIAEEISDGDADVDDLTSSSDTE, encoded by the exons ATGGCGTCCATCCTGCCCCGGCTGCTCCTTCGCCGCCGACGGACTCTGCAGCCCTCCGCCACGGCTCTGTTCTACCTACGGTTCGTCGCCTCGTCTCCTCACAACGGTCCAACCACCATCAGTCCCCCACGCCTCGGCGCACTGCCCGAGCGTTCCCGTGCGGCTGCTGGATTCGCGACAGCTGCGCGGAGACAGTCCCCGGCGAGGCGCGGGAGCACGGCGGTGACGCTGGACACGGACGGAAGCTTCGCGCGCTTCTCGGTCGGAGACGAACCGCGCACGACGCAGCCGCAggggaagaagaagcagaagatGTCCAAGAAGTCCAAGGTGAACCAGCTCAAGTGGTTCCgcctcaaggccaagaagaagatgaagtcgccCAACCCCGAGGTCCGGATCAGATACAAGCTCGACAAG GCGAAGAGGAAAGAGGAGTGGCTGATCGAGAAGCTCCGGAAGTACGAGGCGCCCTGGAGGGGTCCGGCGCCGGTCCATGACCCCGAGATTCTGACCGAGGAGGAGAGGTTTTACCTCAAGCGAACCGGGGAGAAGAAAAAGAACTATGTCCCCGTCGGGAGGCGAGGGGTGTTCGGCGGCGTGGTCCTCAACATGCACCTCCACTGGAAGAGGCACGAGACCATGAAGGTGGTTTGCAAGCCCTGCCGGCCTGGCCAGGTGTACGAGTACGCCGAGGAGCTGGCCAGGCTCAGCAAGGGGACCGTCATCGATGTTAAACCGGATAATACGATTATCTTCTATCGTGGGAAAAATTATGTGCAACCGAAGGTTATGTCGCCTCCTGATACTCTGTCCAAGCAGAAG GCCTTGGAGAAATATAGGTTTGAACAATCTCTTGAACATACCAGTAAATTTATTGAGCAGCTGGAGAAGGAGCTTGAAGATTACCAGAAGCATGTTGAGTTATTTAAGAAGCGTGAGGGGGCTATTGCTGAGGAGATCAGTGACGGAGACGCTGATGTTGATGATCTCACATCTAGCTCAGATACTGAATGA
- the LOC124665457 gene encoding probable tRNA-splicing endonuclease subunit Sen2, whose protein sequence is MGWLFWAGLPPVQLPVFPPWNSPACRRQPPPQGEAPGSPRASPPLPRAFATSLDARCCFVHAARFVPIILSSTPSHYDLRHRLEWFRGCFAAYSMAVALAGLLDMAGPRWKKGKDGKDFSALAAASPMSSIVAQLQSSLKRSTLLATLSSRGGDAVLAVNPQQATLLNRAAFGRSLENAGAEEHWFQLGAEEVFYLCHALKCISVCKSVGETGLSEAELWDHLCSASESFPEMYKAYAHLRSKNWVVRSGLQYGTDFVAYRHHPALVHSEFAVVVVPEGVEFGGRCGRLKVWSDLLCALRASGSVAKTLLVLTVSSSTCELRSPDCLELLVVHERTITRWIAQQCREQRFKPSREEANKEDQGHTRETVVLNYWGVILGFTVLSSLLVYKLRF, encoded by the exons ATGGGATGGTTATTCTGGGCTGGGCTACCTCCAGTTCAGCTCCCTGTCTTCCCTCCCTGGAACTCCCCTGCCTGCCGCCGCCAGCCACCGCCGCAAGGCGAGGCGCCTGGATCCCCGCGAGCCTCCCCACCCCTCCCTCGGGCCTTCGCCACCTCTCTCGACGCTCGCTGCTGCTTCGTCCACGCCGCCAGGTTCGTCCCCATAATCCtctcctccactccctcacactacgACCTACGGCACCGTCTAGAATGGTTCCGTGGGTGTTTTGCTGCTTACTCCATGGCAGTGGCGCTCGCTGG CTTACTGGACATGGCGGGTCCGAGATGGAAGAAAGGCAAGGATGGCAAGGATTTTTCAGCTCTAGCAGCAGCTAGCCCCATGTCAAGCATTGTTGCCCAGCTTCAGTCTTCGCTGAAACGCTCTACGCTCTTGGCAACCTTATCTAGCCGGGGCGGGGACGCGGTTCTTGCAGTGAACCCACAGCAAGCTACGCTTCTGAACCGTGCCGCCTTTGGCCGGTCTTTGGAAAATGCTGGAGCAGAGGAACACTGGTTCCAGCTGGGCGCCGaggaggtcttctatctttgccaTGCTTTGAAGTGCATCTCAGTCTGCAAGTCAGTGGGCGAGACGGGGTTGAGCGAAGCGGAGCTGTGGGATCACCTCTGCTCCGCGTCGGAGTCGTTTCCCGAGATGTACAAGGCGTACGCGCATCTCAGATCGAAGAACTGGGTGGTGCGGTCGGGTCTGCAGTATGGTACGGATTTTGTGGCTTACCGTCATCACCCAGCGCTCGTCCACTCAGagtttgctgttgttgttgttccggAAGGAGTGGAGTTCGGCGGTAGGTGTGGCCGACTGAAGGTGTGGTCTGATCTACTGTGTGCGCTCCGAGCCTCTGGCAGCGTGGCCAAGACACTGCTGGTTCTTACCGTCTCCAGCAGTACCTGTGAACTGAGATCACCAGATTGTTTGGAACTACTGGTCGTTCATGAGAGGACAATTACAAGGTGGATAGCCCAGCAGTGCCGTGAGCAGCGATTTAAACCAAGCAGAGAAGAAGCAAATAAGGaagaccaaggtcacacaagagaaaCTGTAGTTTTAAACTATTGGGGTGTAATACTAGGCTTCACAGTTCTTTCCAGCTTACTTGTATACAAGCTGAGATTTTGA
- the LOC124684650 gene encoding transport and Golgi organization 2 homolog yields the protein MCIAAWIWQAHPQHQLLLLLNRDEFHSRPTKAVGWWGEGSIKILGGRDVLGGGTWMGSTKDGRLAFLTNVLEPDAIPGARTRGDLPLRFLQGTKGPLEVASEVANEADEYNGFNLILADLTRNVMVYVSNRPKGQPATIQLVSPGLHVLSNARLDSPWQKAIRLGKNFRELLRKHGDEEVVAKDVVERLMTDTIRADKDMLPNTGCDPDWEHGLSSIFIEVQTDEGLYGTRSTSVLSVNYDGEASLYEKYLESGLWKDHTVHYQIE from the exons ATGTGTATCGCTGCATGGATTTGGCAGGCTCATCCTCAGCAccagctcctcctcctgctcaaCAGAGATGAGTTTCATAGCAG ACCTACAAAGGCAGTAGGGTGGTGGGGGGAGGGCTCAATCAAGATTCTTGGGGGCAGGGATGTGCTTGGTGGAGGGACATGGATGGGGAGCACCAAAGATGGCAGGCTTGCCTTCCTGACTAATGTGCTCGAGCCTGATGCGATCCCTGGCGCACGAACTAGGGGAGACCTGCCCCTCAGGTTCCTGCAG GGCACCAAAGGCCCGCTTGAAGTTGCAAGTGAAGTGGCAAACGAAGCTGATGAGTACAATGGCTTCAACCTTATACTAGCTGATTTAACCAGGAATGTCATGGTCTATGTGTCAAACCGGCCAAAGGGGCAGCCTGCAACGATTCAACTCGTCTCACCAGGGCTCCATGTGCTCTCCAATGCAAGGCTAGACAGCCCTTGGCAGAAG GCGATTCGCCTTGGTAAAAACTTCAGGGAGCTTCTTAGAAAGCATGGTGATGAGGAAGTTGTAGCGAAGGACGTAGTTGAGAGGCTAATGACTGACACCATAAGAGCTGACAAGGATATGCTGCCAAACACCGGTTGTGATCCGGACTGGGAGCACGGTTTGAGCTCCATCTTCATCGAGGTGCAAACTGACGAA GGGCTTTACGGGACAAGAAGCACATCAGTTCTTTCAGTGAACTACGATGGTGAAGCTAGCTTATACGAGAAGTACCTCGAGAGTGGTCTATGGAAGGATCACACAGTGCATTACCAGATAGAGTAG